The following are encoded together in the Candidatus Desulfatibia profunda genome:
- a CDS encoding type II toxin-antitoxin system MqsA family antitoxin, giving the protein MSCIHCQGEMKRSSAPFHINRKGCHLMLDNVPAWVCGQCGEAYFEEKEVDAVQDLIKSIDQKAEELMMTA; this is encoded by the coding sequence ATGAGCTGTATTCATTGTCAAGGTGAAATGAAAAGAAGCTCTGCGCCTTTCCATATTAACCGGAAAGGGTGTCACCTCATGCTGGATAATGTACCGGCTTGGGTATGTGGACAATGTGGAGAAGCCTATTTTGAAGAAAAGGAAGTCGATGCGGTTCAGGATCTGATCAAATCAATTGATCAAAAAGCGGAAGAACTTATGATGACGGCATGA